Proteins co-encoded in one Pirellulales bacterium genomic window:
- a CDS encoding zeta toxin family protein: MDNRGQPMALGMAGPNGAGKTTITAQILQELQIATTVNADAIAQGLAGTASASVAFQAGRIMLTRIDELVDERQSFAFETTLSGLAYARKIQTWIEAGYGFHLVFVYLESPELAIQRVGQRVLRGGHDIRRRYLKSIRNFCTTYQPLASSWILFDNSLINMPRLVANGVGRSVNRIDLPEVWNDFLRKSKL; the protein is encoded by the coding sequence ATGGATAACAGGGGACAACCCATGGCCCTGGGGATGGCCGGGCCTAATGGCGCTGGCAAGACGACGATTACCGCACAAATTCTTCAAGAATTGCAAATAGCCACCACAGTAAACGCCGATGCGATTGCCCAAGGGTTGGCTGGAACAGCGTCGGCATCCGTGGCCTTTCAGGCTGGCAGAATCATGCTCACTCGAATCGATGAGCTTGTGGATGAGCGTCAGTCCTTCGCCTTTGAAACAACGCTTTCTGGTTTAGCTTACGCTCGAAAAATCCAAACATGGATTGAAGCAGGATATGGATTTCACTTGGTTTTTGTTTATTTGGAATCGCCTGAATTAGCAATTCAGCGGGTGGGGCAACGCGTATTAAGGGGTGGACATGATATTCGACGCAGATACTTAAAAAGCATAAGAAATTTTTGTACGACATACCAACCGCTGGCGTCGAGTTGGATATTGTTCGATAATAGTTTAATAAACATGCCCCGGCTTGTGGCCAATGGCGTGGGTCGTAGTGTTAATCGTATAGATTTACCGGAAGTTTGGAACGATTTTCTCCGAAAGTCAAAGTTATGA
- the odhB gene encoding 2-oxoglutarate dehydrogenase complex dihydrolipoyllysine-residue succinyltransferase, with amino-acid sequence MPIELVVPKFGESVNEGLISKWHKSEGDSVKLDENIVEIESDKATSDLPAPGNGRLGKILKPAGEKVLVGEVIGYILTGEEAGASTSSAPPAAPPTQPSQAPSGTTVPVTNRGNNVSIGTPEATGAAPTGSPSPTTSSSANPPFVMPAAQAALAAGNISPAAVTPTGPGGRMLKEDVQRATSSAGTMGGGGSSGVGSTATGAAPATPGAVVNSGGTNPGLVTSGTAISPAPAKSGEIVKLAGTPAREENFVQMSPIRQRIAQRLLEAQATAAMLTTFNEIDMSSVMELRAKYNDKDAFKERHGVKLGFTSFFVKAAIDALKLYPAVNAEIRDPHIVYKNYYDVGIAVGGGKGLLVPILRNAETMSFADIERRVADFGKRAGENKIKLDELAGGTFTISNGGVYGSLLSTPILNPPQSGILGLHAIQDRPVARNGQVVIRPMMYVALTYDHRIVDGREAVSFLKRIKDAIEDPSRLLLEA; translated from the coding sequence ATGCCGATAGAACTTGTCGTTCCTAAATTTGGAGAATCCGTCAACGAGGGCCTGATTAGCAAATGGCACAAATCCGAGGGGGACTCCGTCAAGCTGGATGAAAATATTGTCGAAATCGAAAGCGATAAGGCCACTAGCGACCTCCCCGCCCCCGGGAATGGTAGATTGGGAAAGATTCTTAAGCCCGCCGGGGAAAAAGTTTTAGTGGGCGAGGTGATTGGCTATATCCTTACCGGTGAAGAAGCCGGGGCATCCACCTCTTCCGCTCCACCAGCCGCGCCTCCCACCCAACCTAGCCAAGCCCCCTCGGGGACCACGGTCCCGGTGACTAATCGTGGAAATAATGTCTCGATTGGCACTCCGGAGGCGACCGGAGCGGCCCCCACCGGTTCCCCGTCACCGACAACTTCCAGTTCCGCCAATCCTCCATTTGTCATGCCCGCCGCGCAGGCCGCGCTGGCCGCTGGAAATATTTCTCCCGCCGCTGTCACGCCCACGGGCCCGGGGGGGCGGATGCTAAAGGAGGACGTGCAGCGGGCTACATCTTCCGCGGGCACAATGGGGGGAGGGGGCTCCTCGGGGGTCGGTAGCACGGCGACAGGGGCCGCCCCGGCCACTCCCGGCGCGGTGGTGAATTCCGGGGGGACAAATCCCGGCTTGGTGACATCCGGGACTGCCATTTCCCCCGCACCCGCCAAATCAGGCGAGATTGTCAAGCTGGCCGGCACACCCGCGCGCGAGGAAAATTTTGTCCAGATGAGTCCCATTCGCCAGCGGATCGCGCAGCGCCTGCTGGAGGCCCAGGCGACCGCGGCCATGTTGACGACCTTTAACGAGATCGACATGTCGTCGGTGATGGAACTGCGGGCCAAATACAACGACAAGGACGCCTTTAAGGAACGGCATGGGGTCAAGCTGGGCTTTACCAGTTTTTTTGTAAAGGCGGCCATCGACGCGCTCAAGCTGTACCCGGCGGTAAACGCGGAAATTCGCGATCCGCACATTGTCTACAAGAATTATTACGACGTGGGGATCGCCGTTGGCGGGGGGAAGGGGCTACTGGTGCCGATCCTGCGCAATGCCGAGACGATGTCCTTTGCGGATATCGAGCGGCGCGTCGCGGACTTTGGCAAACGCGCCGGCGAGAACAAAATCAAGCTGGACGAGCTGGCTGGCGGCACTTTTACCATTAGCAATGGCGGCGTGTATGGCTCGCTGCTTAGCACGCCCATCCTCAATCCGCCGCAAAGCGGCATCCTGGGTTTGCACGCCATCCAGGACCGCCCCGTGGCCCGGAATGGCCAGGTGGTGATCCGCCCGATGATGTACGTGGCGTTGACCTATGACCACCGGATTGTCGACGGCCGGGAGGCGGTATCGTTTTTAAAGCGGATCAAGGACGCGATTGAGGATCCGTCGCGGCTACTGCTGGAGGCATAG
- a CDS encoding 2-oxoglutarate dehydrogenase E1 component has product MSGIAEVVEQAALDSGSLAFVESLYGDYLRDPESVSPDWRSYFEDTLRRQGQLPRETQSVWNNAVGASPGTNGYVVSHGGTNGAIGTGAGAAGTSSRPAATRHMELAVLQDRVDQLIRAYRVRGHLVAAIDPLGLPRPTLPELDPAYYGFSDTDLDRTFSTDTIQGPQQMTLRRIIERLRNTYCRSIGVQFMHMDELQVRDWLQVRMEGTENRCMLTRDEQLKILRRLTNATVFEEFIQKRFLGAKSFSLEGAESLIPLLELAIERAGEQETDEIILAMAHRGRLNVLANIMGKSPQQIFREFADIDPELHIGRGDVKYHLGYSGDWTCANGHRIHLSLCFNPSHLEFVNTVAIGRTRAKMDRAEDFDRKRGLCVLIHGDAAFAGEGIIQETLNLSQLEAYKIGGTLHVVVNNQLGFTTDPSEARSCTYATDVAKMLQIPIFHVNGEDPEAVAQCVRLALDFRREFQRDVVIDMYCYRRRGHNETDEPEFTQPALYRAIKQRKPVREGYLDHLLKLNEVSREEADHMADDERARLDKELSVAKSEEYVRRNDVGGFWAFYIGGREREAAEVETGLDRAKMADLLLRQTQVPDGFTPHPKLRKLLETRAEMAEGKKPLDWGAAEAMAFASIAAQGLRVRMSGQDAERGTFSHRHSVLHDVETGQCYMPLAHLDPQQAPVEIYNSPLSEMGVLGFEYGYSLDCPDGLVMWEAQFGDFVNCAQVIIDQFITSAEDKWNRLSGLVMLLPHAFEGQGPEHSSARLERFLMQAAKDNIQICNLTTPAQYFHCLRRQVLRVWRKPLIIMTPKSLLRLPKAVSTLEECAYGSFQRVIPDASITNYREVERILLCSGKIYYELLQKREELKRTDDVAIIRVEQYYPLPKTQLRTILGQYPDGTPVYWVQEEPENMGAWRFWRIHLGERLFDRLPFAGIYRQSAASPATGSGSSHKLEQEKLLAAAFGDV; this is encoded by the coding sequence ATGTCTGGTATCGCAGAAGTGGTTGAACAGGCTGCTTTGGATAGTGGTAGCCTGGCGTTTGTCGAAAGTCTGTACGGGGATTATCTGCGCGATCCGGAATCCGTTTCGCCCGACTGGCGTTCCTACTTTGAGGACACGCTGCGCCGCCAGGGGCAATTACCGCGCGAGACCCAATCCGTGTGGAACAACGCCGTCGGCGCTTCCCCCGGTACCAACGGGTACGTCGTTTCCCATGGGGGGACGAACGGCGCCATCGGGACCGGCGCGGGCGCCGCCGGGACCAGCAGCCGCCCCGCCGCAACCCGGCATATGGAATTGGCCGTTTTGCAGGACCGGGTCGACCAGCTCATTCGCGCCTATCGGGTGCGGGGACATCTGGTCGCCGCGATTGACCCCCTGGGCCTGCCCCGGCCCACCTTGCCCGAGCTGGATCCGGCCTATTATGGCTTTAGTGATACCGACCTGGATCGGACGTTTTCTACCGACACCATCCAAGGCCCGCAGCAAATGACGCTGCGCCGGATCATCGAACGGCTGCGGAACACCTATTGCCGGTCGATTGGCGTGCAGTTCATGCACATGGACGAATTGCAGGTACGGGATTGGTTGCAGGTGCGCATGGAAGGGACCGAAAATCGCTGCATGCTCACACGGGACGAACAGCTAAAAATCCTCCGCCGCCTGACCAATGCCACCGTCTTTGAGGAATTCATCCAAAAACGCTTTCTCGGCGCAAAAAGCTTTTCCCTGGAAGGGGCCGAAAGCCTGATTCCACTCCTCGAACTAGCCATCGAACGAGCGGGCGAACAAGAAACCGACGAAATCATCCTGGCCATGGCCCACCGCGGCCGGTTGAATGTCCTGGCCAATATCATGGGCAAGAGCCCGCAGCAGATTTTTCGCGAATTTGCCGATATCGACCCCGAACTGCACATCGGCCGCGGCGATGTCAAATACCACCTGGGATATAGCGGCGACTGGACCTGCGCCAACGGGCACCGCATTCACCTGTCGTTATGCTTTAATCCCAGCCATTTGGAGTTCGTCAATACAGTCGCCATTGGCCGTACCCGGGCAAAAATGGATCGAGCCGAGGATTTTGACCGCAAACGGGGTCTGTGCGTGCTGATCCACGGCGACGCGGCCTTCGCCGGCGAGGGGATCATCCAGGAGACGCTTAACCTCAGCCAGCTCGAAGCATACAAAATCGGCGGCACGTTGCATGTCGTGGTCAACAACCAACTAGGCTTTACCACCGACCCGTCCGAGGCGCGCAGTTGCACCTACGCCACCGATGTCGCCAAAATGCTACAAATTCCCATCTTTCACGTTAACGGCGAAGACCCCGAGGCCGTCGCCCAATGCGTGCGGCTGGCGCTCGATTTTCGACGGGAATTTCAGCGTGATGTGGTGATAGATATGTATTGTTACCGCCGCCGGGGCCACAACGAAACCGACGAGCCAGAATTCACCCAGCCCGCGCTGTACCGGGCGATCAAACAACGCAAACCCGTTCGCGAAGGGTACCTGGACCACTTGCTTAAACTTAACGAGGTCAGCCGCGAAGAGGCTGACCACATGGCCGACGATGAACGGGCCCGACTGGATAAGGAACTGAGCGTTGCTAAAAGCGAGGAATACGTCCGCCGCAATGATGTCGGAGGCTTTTGGGCGTTTTATATTGGCGGTCGGGAACGGGAAGCGGCCGAGGTAGAAACGGGCCTGGACCGCGCCAAGATGGCGGATTTGCTATTGCGGCAAACCCAAGTCCCGGATGGATTCACCCCCCACCCCAAGCTGCGCAAACTGCTAGAAACCCGCGCCGAAATGGCCGAGGGTAAAAAACCGCTCGACTGGGGAGCCGCCGAAGCGATGGCCTTTGCCTCGATTGCCGCCCAGGGATTGCGGGTGCGAATGAGCGGACAAGACGCCGAACGGGGCACTTTTAGCCATCGGCATTCCGTGTTGCACGATGTGGAAACGGGGCAGTGTTATATGCCTCTGGCCCACCTCGACCCGCAACAAGCGCCCGTCGAAATCTACAACAGCCCCTTGTCAGAAATGGGGGTCTTGGGCTTTGAATATGGTTACTCCCTGGACTGTCCCGATGGGCTGGTCATGTGGGAAGCGCAGTTTGGCGACTTTGTCAATTGCGCGCAGGTGATCATTGATCAGTTTATCACTAGCGCCGAGGACAAGTGGAATCGCCTGAGCGGGCTGGTCATGCTCTTGCCGCATGCGTTCGAGGGGCAAGGTCCGGAACATAGCAGTGCTCGGCTGGAGCGCTTTTTGATGCAAGCGGCCAAGGATAACATTCAAATTTGCAACTTGACCACCCCGGCGCAGTATTTTCACTGCCTGCGGCGGCAAGTGTTGCGCGTCTGGCGCAAACCGCTGATCATCATGACCCCCAAAAGCCTGTTGCGCCTCCCCAAGGCGGTCTCCACCTTGGAGGAATGCGCTTATGGATCATTCCAACGGGTGATTCCCGACGCCAGCATTACCAATTACCGCGAAGTCGAGCGGATTTTACTATGTTCCGGTAAAATTTATTACGAATTGCTACAAAAACGGGAAGAACTCAAGCGGACCGACGATGTGGCGATTATCCGCGTCGAACAGTATTACCCCTTGCCGAAAACACAACTTCGCACCATCTTAGGCCAGTATCCCGACGGCACGCCCGTGTATTGGGTCCAGGAAGAGCCGGAAAACATGGGGGCCTGGCGGTTTTGGCGTATTCACCTGGGCGAGCGTCTGTTTGACCGGCTGCCATTTGCGGGAATTTATCGGCAAAGCGCCGCTAGTCCCGCCACGGGGTCGGGCAGCAGCCATAAACTGGAACAAGAAAAATTGCTGGCCGCGGCCTTTGGCGATGTGTAG
- a CDS encoding PspA/IM30 family protein: protein MIFGKIWSAFAAQMNKIANWFWTADPVAQMQYEYDKAVEQLKEGREGLEQYRALVERVSGQVARNKAHVSQLEGKVKAYLQAGDRDTASKFALEMQKAKTELAANEEQLKMHEESYNNNVTKIKHATHKLAELKEKIHKYDAELKMSKAEAEMAKLAQSFNFDVTTDLGQIESVIQDKISLNRAKARVAADLSGEGLATIKAEQAAEKAMADQALREFEMQLGMVTPDTAGVTASQKDLGPAVKAMEKN, encoded by the coding sequence ATGATTTTTGGCAAAATTTGGTCGGCGTTTGCGGCACAAATGAACAAAATCGCGAATTGGTTTTGGACTGCGGATCCTGTCGCACAAATGCAGTACGAATACGACAAGGCGGTGGAACAGCTAAAAGAAGGGCGCGAGGGGCTGGAACAATATCGCGCGCTGGTCGAGCGTGTTAGCGGCCAGGTCGCTCGGAACAAGGCCCATGTTTCCCAGTTGGAGGGAAAGGTGAAAGCCTATTTGCAAGCCGGGGATAGGGACACGGCGTCCAAATTTGCCCTGGAAATGCAAAAGGCCAAAACCGAATTGGCCGCCAATGAGGAACAACTTAAAATGCATGAAGAGTCCTATAACAATAACGTGACCAAAATTAAGCACGCCACGCATAAACTGGCCGAGTTAAAAGAAAAAATCCACAAATACGACGCCGAACTTAAAATGTCCAAGGCCGAGGCCGAAATGGCCAAACTGGCCCAAAGCTTTAACTTTGATGTGACCACCGACCTGGGCCAGATCGAATCGGTGATTCAAGACAAGATTTCGCTCAATCGGGCCAAGGCGCGGGTAGCCGCGGACCTAAGCGGCGAAGGCCTGGCCACCATTAAAGCCGAGCAAGCGGCTGAAAAAGCGATGGCCGACCAGGCCCTGCGGGAATTTGAGATGCAGCTAGGGATGGTCACCCCCGATACCGCGGGCGTCACCGCCAGCCAAAAAGACCTGGGCCCCGCGGTCAAGGCGATGGAGAAGAATTGA
- a CDS encoding AAA family ATPase: MSETPLLTTSDAKPHDALPAWYPAWARELADLYFSGTTCVFVLHGNVHDLIYCQNDKGEPSYCSLNEFLAAQVFGKWDLVLGYDLSRGLRAMAAGSPDRLRGMMQYLTGRWGEPAGWPREPDKILLALDLFIERNLLDDEKNRKSLALIFDYAQYLISAGDLESLARGNAARLVKFLSWAQSPLIKRVNMAFVLIVDKLVEISDRLVNSPHVGTIDIPLPDRTERERFVAQATAGQDLAKLTDFTAPQLVELSNGLSLTSLDVVLAQAAKSGRRLDAPRYKQLKKQLLERQCQGLIEFVEPRHTLELVIGHDDAINRLRDDAAAIQNGHLSLAPMGYLVCGPVGTGKTWLAECFAGSIGIPCVVLKNFRSKYVGETEGNLEQVLSVLRSLGPVLVIIDEADAALGNRQASGDSGTSSRVFSMIASQMGNTAYRGKIVWMLLTSRPDLLPIDLKRQGRAEVHIPLLYPHTEDSVRKMFQAMAKKNKITLTEGNIPPIDMGRRLSGADIESVVLTAKRAALTAGRNELTAADLEAALAEFIPSAQGLEKELQEIAAVLECTQMSFLPPEWQERVKQPNGRSQLQERMVAIRQLLEEGM, from the coding sequence GTGTCCGAAACGCCCCTCCTGACCACTTCCGACGCTAAACCGCACGACGCCCTCCCCGCGTGGTATCCGGCCTGGGCGCGCGAATTGGCGGATTTGTACTTTTCCGGCACGACCTGCGTCTTTGTCCTGCATGGAAATGTCCATGACCTGATCTATTGCCAAAACGATAAAGGAGAACCATCGTATTGCAGCCTGAACGAATTTTTGGCCGCGCAAGTCTTTGGCAAATGGGACCTGGTCCTGGGCTATGATCTGAGCCGCGGTTTGCGGGCGATGGCGGCGGGGAGCCCGGACCGCCTGCGGGGGATGATGCAGTACCTGACCGGCCGTTGGGGGGAACCAGCGGGTTGGCCCCGCGAACCGGACAAAATCCTGCTGGCGCTTGATCTGTTTATCGAACGCAACCTGCTCGATGACGAGAAAAATCGCAAAAGCCTAGCGCTCATTTTTGATTATGCCCAATATTTGATCTCAGCCGGAGATCTGGAATCCCTGGCCCGGGGGAATGCCGCCCGCTTAGTAAAGTTTCTTTCTTGGGCACAAAGTCCACTCATCAAACGCGTGAATATGGCGTTTGTGTTAATTGTGGACAAGCTGGTCGAAATTAGTGATCGCCTGGTCAATAGTCCCCATGTCGGCACGATTGACATTCCCCTGCCGGATCGGACCGAACGGGAGCGGTTTGTCGCACAGGCCACCGCGGGACAAGATTTGGCCAAATTGACCGACTTTACCGCGCCTCAGTTGGTGGAATTGTCCAATGGGCTGAGCTTGACCAGCTTGGACGTGGTCCTGGCCCAAGCAGCCAAATCGGGCCGTCGGTTGGATGCCCCGCGTTATAAGCAACTCAAAAAGCAACTGTTGGAGCGGCAATGCCAGGGGTTGATTGAGTTTGTGGAACCGCGGCACACGTTGGAGCTGGTCATTGGACACGATGACGCGATCAATCGGCTGCGGGACGATGCGGCCGCCATCCAAAATGGCCACCTTAGCCTGGCGCCGATGGGTTATTTGGTTTGTGGCCCCGTAGGGACGGGAAAAACCTGGCTGGCGGAGTGCTTTGCCGGGTCGATTGGCATTCCGTGCGTGGTGCTGAAGAACTTTCGATCAAAGTACGTCGGCGAGACCGAGGGGAACCTGGAGCAGGTGTTGTCTGTCCTGCGGTCGCTAGGCCCGGTGCTGGTGATTATTGACGAGGCGGACGCCGCGCTGGGCAATCGGCAGGCCAGCGGTGATAGCGGCACGTCGTCGCGGGTGTTTTCGATGATTGCCAGCCAGATGGGGAACACGGCTTATAGGGGCAAAATTGTGTGGATGCTCTTAACCAGCCGTCCGGACCTCTTGCCAATTGATCTAAAGCGCCAGGGGCGGGCGGAAGTCCATATTCCGCTGCTGTATCCCCATACCGAGGATTCGGTGCGGAAGATGTTCCAGGCGATGGCGAAAAAGAATAAAATAACGCTCACGGAAGGGAATATACCCCCCATAGATATGGGGCGGCGGCTGAGCGGCGCGGATATCGAAAGCGTGGTCCTGACGGCCAAGCGGGCGGCCCTGACCGCCGGACGCAACGAATTGACCGCGGCCGACCTCGAAGCGGCCCTAGCGGAATTTATCCCCTCCGCGCAGGGTTTGGAAAAGGAATTGCAAGAAATTGCGGCGGTGCTCGAATGCACTCAGATGAGTTTTTTGCCGCCAGAATGGCAAGAGCGGGTCAAACAACCCAATGGCCGCAGCCAGTTGCAAGAGCGTATGGTGGCGATCCGGCAATTGTTGGAGGAAGGAATGTGA
- a CDS encoding phosphate ABC transporter substrate-binding/OmpA family protein: protein MAGQPKPAFYVALFLVIAGLVAFAAYRADLLSVLAPQAPGNGQQPKGGPINLPPAEDADATAVTTVKEYKYKPAEKLPPVAGTSNYLALDKNDNTVKFALNVWAGWGPIILANEGFKPGKIWKTPDGQEFKLELVLIDNPIAMRDAYAAGEVHIGWATLDMLPLFMEGFVDKQGKPKDSRVMPRVYQQVDWSNGGDGIVVRDDIVGVKGLAGKKIVLAQNSPSHYFLLNMLVSGGLQPGDVDMVFTDDAFQAAAAFNANKQELQGCVSWAPDIYNLAETKGNKMLVTTGTANKLIADVWFARADFAKDHPGICEALVRGIFDAMVDLKDEAKKSKTAELMAAGYNIPATETIKMFADAHNTNWAENYQFFVNQNNPANFERVWNQAYYLYRSIGSITHRKVEFDQVMDYSIIEKLGKEDKYARQIDEYKVLLPPRSVKQIEAESDEILTNTIVIHFFPNSADLHKKIVKEIDGKSTESPYDPNVDLVMKDAASLSAQFGAARIIIEGHTDASMRGRAPEALVKQLSADRAEAVRKELIDKYKIEPGRISSIGYGWDRPVEDGNHAVNRRVEIKVYSAEQQ, encoded by the coding sequence ATGGCCGGACAACCCAAACCCGCCTTTTACGTCGCTTTGTTTTTGGTCATCGCGGGCCTGGTGGCGTTTGCCGCTTATCGGGCGGATCTGCTGTCGGTGCTGGCCCCGCAGGCCCCCGGAAATGGCCAACAACCAAAGGGGGGGCCGATCAACCTTCCCCCCGCCGAGGATGCCGACGCCACCGCCGTCACCACCGTCAAGGAATACAAGTACAAGCCAGCCGAAAAGCTCCCCCCCGTCGCCGGTACCTCCAACTACCTCGCGCTTGATAAAAATGACAACACCGTCAAATTCGCGCTGAACGTCTGGGCCGGTTGGGGGCCGATCATCCTCGCGAATGAAGGGTTCAAGCCGGGCAAAATCTGGAAGACCCCCGACGGCCAGGAATTCAAGCTGGAATTGGTCCTCATCGATAATCCCATCGCCATGCGCGACGCCTACGCCGCCGGTGAAGTCCACATCGGTTGGGCGACGCTAGACATGCTGCCGTTGTTTATGGAAGGGTTTGTAGATAAGCAGGGCAAGCCCAAGGATAGCCGCGTGATGCCTCGCGTGTATCAGCAGGTCGATTGGTCCAACGGCGGGGACGGCATTGTCGTGCGGGATGATATCGTGGGGGTCAAGGGTTTGGCGGGCAAGAAAATCGTGCTAGCGCAAAACTCTCCCTCGCACTATTTCCTCTTAAATATGCTCGTCTCCGGTGGGTTGCAGCCGGGGGATGTGGATATGGTCTTTACCGATGACGCCTTTCAGGCCGCGGCAGCGTTCAACGCCAATAAGCAAGAACTGCAAGGGTGCGTCTCGTGGGCTCCGGATATTTACAATCTGGCCGAGACCAAGGGAAACAAAATGCTGGTCACCACCGGCACGGCAAATAAGCTCATCGCCGATGTCTGGTTCGCCCGGGCGGACTTTGCCAAGGATCATCCCGGCATTTGCGAGGCCCTGGTCCGGGGTATTTTTGACGCCATGGTCGATCTCAAGGATGAGGCCAAAAAATCCAAAACCGCCGAACTGATGGCCGCCGGTTACAATATTCCCGCCACCGAAACGATCAAAATGTTCGCCGACGCCCACAACACCAATTGGGCCGAAAATTACCAATTTTTTGTCAACCAAAATAACCCCGCCAACTTTGAGCGAGTATGGAACCAAGCCTACTATCTGTACCGCAGCATCGGCTCGATCACGCATCGCAAGGTGGAGTTTGACCAGGTGATGGATTACAGCATCATCGAAAAGCTGGGCAAGGAGGACAAATACGCGCGGCAGATTGATGAATATAAGGTGCTATTGCCTCCGCGCAGCGTCAAGCAAATCGAGGCCGAATCCGACGAGATTTTAACCAATACGATCGTCATTCATTTCTTTCCCAATAGCGCCGACCTGCATAAAAAAATCGTCAAGGAAATCGACGGCAAATCGACCGAAAGCCCCTATGATCCCAACGTGGATCTGGTCATGAAGGACGCGGCCAGTTTATCAGCCCAGTTTGGCGCGGCCCGCATCATTATCGAGGGACACACCGACGCCTCCATGCGCGGCCGCGCGCCCGAGGCCCTGGTCAAGCAGCTTTCCGCCGACCGGGCCGAGGCCGTGCGCAAGGAACTAATCGATAAATATAAAATCGAGCCGGGCCGCATCAGTTCCATCGGTTACGGCTGGGATCGACCGGTCGAGGATGGCAACCACGCCGTCAATCGCCGCGTCGAGATCAAAGTTTACTCGGCGGAACAGCAGTAG
- a CDS encoding ABC transporter permease subunit, with protein MSHSGIWSLRKELPAWARFFWGVVGVAAVLALWWFVTWGEPREDRILSPAVLPSPAETFAPEQLHELWFDRHLTLNTLSSLRRLLLGYGLAVVVGVPIGLLCGCFPWIKAIFTPHLVFGRNIPVAALIPLTFLIFGLGETYKIMFLFLACIAFVIADTANAIEDVSQRYVDTAYTLGVNRWQIIYKVLFPLALPNIFNSLRLLFGLAFGYIMLAEQVKDTSTIYAGIGDIINQSQKRNLKEPIILVLLLIPLLAVGVDRVLFFVQKQLFPYQYGGLGLLQKFWTWLMHLGEDIKHLFIRPIPIAEFDATRAAAALHPNSAKNLAPAAQSVTTKEVASTIPPRDPIQGGA; from the coding sequence ATGTCCCACAGCGGCATTTGGTCACTCCGCAAAGAACTGCCCGCTTGGGCCAGATTTTTCTGGGGGGTCGTGGGCGTGGCCGCCGTCCTGGCCTTGTGGTGGTTTGTCACCTGGGGGGAACCCCGGGAAGATCGCATTTTATCACCGGCCGTTCTACCCAGCCCGGCGGAAACCTTCGCACCCGAACAACTGCACGAACTGTGGTTTGACCGCCATTTGACACTAAATACCCTGAGCAGTCTGCGCCGGTTGCTCCTTGGCTATGGCCTGGCGGTGGTGGTCGGCGTGCCGATCGGCTTATTGTGCGGCTGCTTTCCCTGGATCAAGGCGATCTTTACGCCCCATCTGGTTTTTGGGCGCAATATTCCCGTCGCCGCCCTGATTCCGCTGACGTTTTTGATCTTTGGCCTGGGCGAAACCTACAAGATTATGTTTTTGTTCCTCGCTTGTATCGCGTTTGTCATCGCGGATACGGCCAACGCCATCGAGGATGTCAGCCAGCGCTACGTCGACACGGCCTATACGCTGGGGGTGAATCGCTGGCAAATCATCTACAAGGTGTTGTTTCCCCTGGCCTTGCCCAACATTTTTAATTCGCTGCGGCTGCTCTTTGGCCTGGCCTTTGGCTATATCATGTTGGCCGAACAGGTCAAGGACACCTCCACCATTTACGCCGGCATTGGCGACATCATCAATCAATCCCAAAAGCGCAACCTTAAAGAGCCAATCATCCTGGTCCTCTTGCTCATTCCGCTGCTGGCCGTGGGTGTGGATCGGGTGCTGTTTTTTGTGCAAAAGCAACTCTTTCCCTATCAATACGGGGGCTTGGGCCTATTACAAAAATTTTGGACCTGGCTCATGCACCTAGGGGAGGATATCAAGCACCTGTTTATTCGCCCCATCCCCATCGCCGAATTTGACGCCACCCGCGCCGCCGCGGCCCTGCATCCCAATTCCGCCAAGAATTTGGCTCCTGCAGCGCAAAGCGTTACGACAAAAGAAGTTGCCTCAACCATTCCTCCCCGCGATCCCATCCAGGGAGGCGCGTAA